The following DNA comes from Candidatus Methylacidiphilum fumarolicum.
AAAGCCTTAGCTGATTCTGCAAGAGAAAAAGGATTGGAGTTTTAAGAGAATGAATTCAAAAGAAAATACGATCTCACCTGCAATTTTAGAGGAAAAGTCATCCTATATCCCTAAAGAAGAGGAAGGAGCTTTAGAGCCTAAAGGATCTAAAAAAAGGATTCGGCGTCATTTTGAAAAAAAAGATCTCAAACAGGATGAGTCTTTCCATGAAGAGTTGATGGATAGAGTCATCTATGTGAACCGCTGTGCAAAGGTAGTAAAGGGTGGTAGACGGTATAGTTTTGGGGCCTTAGTAGTTGTAGGAGATAGGGCTGGACAGATTGGATTAGGTTTTGGAAAGGCAAATGAAGTAACTGACGCTGTCAAGAAAGCTACAGAGAATGCACGAAAAAACATGGAACAGATAATGAGAACCGGTGATACTATTCCGCATGAGGTGATAGGAGAATTTAGTGGAGGAAGAGTGTTGTTAAAGCCTGCTTCTCCAGGTACTGGGATTATTGCCGGGGTTACGGTACGTTCAATATTGGAAGCAGCAGGTATCAAGGATGTTCTAACGAAATCGTTAGGATCAAAGAATCCCTACAATGTGGCTAAAGCTACTTTTAAAGCACTAGCTCAATTGAAATCTCGAGACGAAGTTTTTCAGAGAAGAGGAAAAGAAATAAATCTTTCCTCTAAAAAATAACAATGTAAGCTGACAATGAGAATGACTTTATAAGGAACGAGTTATGATGCTTAATGATATCAAGCCTGCAATAGGAGCCAAGAAAAGAAAAAAAAGGGTTGGCTGTGGTGAAAGTTCAGGCCATGGCAAAACTAGTGGCAAAGGGCATAAAGGACAGAAAGCACGCTCTGGGGGATCGATACGAATAGGTTTTGAAGGCGGTCAAATGCCACTTATCCGGAGAATCCCCAAAAGAGGATTTAATAATAAGCGGTTTCATATTCAGTATGCACCTGTTAATCTTAGCTCCATTGAGGGTATTACTGAGGAGGTAATAGACGAAAACTTGTTAAGGAAATTGGGATTAGTCAAAGGAAGAGTCGACGGGATAAAGATCTTAGGAAAAGGAGAAATCAGTAGAGCCTATATTTTTAAAGTCCATGCTGTGAGTACTTCTGCAAAAGAAAAAATCGAAAAAGTAGGCGGTAAGATTGAATTGATTCAATAGGTTTTTATTCCATTTTTATCTATAAACTGGAGTAATTGTCTAGAATGTTCTCTGGATAAATGAATAAAAAAGTGTGAATTGTAAAATTCTTTAAAATTATATTGATGAAAAGAAAAAGAGTCCATGCTTAACGCCTTTGTCAATATTTTTAAAATTCCTGAACTAAGATCTAGAATCCTATTTACTTTGGGAGTTATCATAATTATAAGGCTTGGTTCAGCTATACCTTGTCCAGGGGTCAATCCTAATGTTCTAGGAGAATTTTTCCGGACCGTTGTTGACCAACAAGCTCAGGGTTCGGTTGTGGGGATGCTGAATCTTTTCAGTGGGGGTGCACTTGAAAATTGCGCCATTTTTTCTTTAAGCGTCATGCCTTATATAAGTGCAAGCATTATGATGCAACTGTTGACTACAGTTGTTCCAACTCTTGGAAAGCTTGCAAGAGAAGAAGGAGGTAGGCAGAAATTAACCCAATATTCCAGGCTTTTAACCGTTCTATTATGTCTTTTCCAAGGATATTTACTTGCCATAGGTTTTGAAAATCCAGAAAGTATCCCTTTGCTTCATGGGATACATGGGATAATAGAAAAACTGGGAAGTCCACTGGTTCCAGAACCGGGTTGGAGCTTTAGACTTATAACTATGATCAGTTTGACCACAGGGACGTTGTTGCTCATGTGGTTGGGGGAACAAATATCCGACAAAGGAATTGGTAATGGGGTTTCTTTGATTATCACCATAGGGATTCTAGCCAGATTGCCTGCGGGACTTGTTCAAGGATGGTCGAAACTGATATCCCCTTCAAGCATCACCGCATCAAGTCCCTTTTTAATCGCCCTCCTTCTCCTCTTTTTGTTTGGTGTCATTGCTGCAACGGTGGCAATGACTCAGGCTATGCGAAAAATCACTATTCATTATGCTAAGCAGGTACGAGGAAATAGGGTCTATGGCGGACAGACTTCTTTTTT
Coding sequences within:
- the rpsE gene encoding 30S ribosomal protein S5, coding for MNSKENTISPAILEEKSSYIPKEEEGALEPKGSKKRIRRHFEKKDLKQDESFHEELMDRVIYVNRCAKVVKGGRRYSFGALVVVGDRAGQIGLGFGKANEVTDAVKKATENARKNMEQIMRTGDTIPHEVIGEFSGGRVLLKPASPGTGIIAGVTVRSILEAAGIKDVLTKSLGSKNPYNVAKATFKALAQLKSRDEVFQRRGKEINLSSKK
- the rplO gene encoding 50S ribosomal protein L15 — translated: MMLNDIKPAIGAKKRKKRVGCGESSGHGKTSGKGHKGQKARSGGSIRIGFEGGQMPLIRRIPKRGFNNKRFHIQYAPVNLSSIEGITEEVIDENLLRKLGLVKGRVDGIKILGKGEISRAYIFKVHAVSTSAKEKIEKVGGKIELIQ
- the secY gene encoding preprotein translocase subunit SecY, with translation MLNAFVNIFKIPELRSRILFTLGVIIIIRLGSAIPCPGVNPNVLGEFFRTVVDQQAQGSVVGMLNLFSGGALENCAIFSLSVMPYISASIMMQLLTTVVPTLGKLAREEGGRQKLTQYSRLLTVLLCLFQGYLLAIGFENPESIPLLHGIHGIIEKLGSPLVPEPGWSFRLITMISLTTGTLLLMWLGEQISDKGIGNGVSLIITIGILARLPAGLVQGWSKLISPSSITASSPFLIALLLLFLFGVIAATVAMTQAMRKITIHYAKQVRGNRVYGGQTSFLPLKVNYAGVMPIIFAQAILLFPSTIIGFVVPNSAVAARIANSLSAGGLYYALSVVLIFFFSYFWVATQFNPVQIADDLKKHGGFIPGIRPGAPTSEFLDYSMTRLTLAGAIFLSILAVLPMVVQNLLGIPAITAQFFGGTSLLIVVGVILDTMRQAETYLLQRNYDGFLRKKKVGKVAGSPVVANVTKEGTLVWIYTFIGILVIAGITVSLFKK